One genomic window of Anaerohalosphaeraceae bacterium includes the following:
- a CDS encoding macro domain-containing protein, with protein MKWTLADKTIELVQGDITEQDTDAIVNAANSQLVLGGGVAGAIRRKGGPSIQEECDRKAPIPVGGAVLTGAGNLKARYVIHAVGPRMGEGDEDRKLEQAALNSLKVADTHRLQSIAFCAISTGIFGYPIDRCARILLRTARDFLQNNSQTSLQRVVFCLFDRPAYETFAAALKDLQDESRRPH; from the coding sequence ATGAAATGGACGCTCGCTGACAAAACCATTGAACTGGTGCAGGGCGACATCACCGAGCAGGATACCGATGCCATCGTCAATGCCGCCAACTCCCAGCTGGTTTTAGGCGGGGGAGTGGCAGGGGCCATCCGCCGAAAGGGCGGCCCCTCCATCCAGGAGGAATGCGACCGGAAAGCCCCTATTCCCGTCGGCGGGGCGGTTCTGACCGGGGCCGGCAATCTCAAAGCCCGCTATGTCATCCACGCCGTCGGCCCCCGAATGGGCGAAGGGGACGAAGACCGCAAACTCGAGCAGGCCGCCCTGAATTCCCTCAAGGTGGCCGACACGCACCGTCTCCAAAGCATCGCTTTCTGTGCCATCAGCACCGGCATCTTCGGCTATCCCATCGACCGCTGCGCCCGCATTCTGCTCCGAACCGCCCGCGATTTCCTCCAAAACAATTCCCAAACCTCCCTTCAGCGGGTCGTTTTTTGCCTGTTTGACCGGCCTGCCTATGAGACCTTCGCCGCCGCCTTAAAGGATCTGCAGGATGAAAGCCGCCGCCCTCACTGA
- a CDS encoding type 1 glutamine amidotransferase — MMRIRCLRHVPFEDAGAIEDWAVHRGFPLCYTCLDENEGLPKPESFDLLVVLGGPMNIYEEEQYPWLAEEKQFLKECVRARKKILGICLGAQLLADILGGKVSKNPFKEIGWHPVHLSKTAEQSPVLLRVFPKRFTAFQWHGDTFHIPPGGLHWAESSACRNQAFQYGKDIIGLQFHLEYTKNNIENMLYYCSDEIIDSPFIQKPEIIRKRYDYISHMNAMLFRFLDEWLAQPPGIS; from the coding sequence ATGATGCGGATTCGCTGTCTTCGCCATGTTCCGTTTGAAGACGCCGGAGCGATTGAGGATTGGGCTGTTCATCGGGGATTTCCGCTCTGTTATACCTGTCTGGATGAAAACGAAGGGCTGCCCAAACCGGAAAGCTTCGACCTTCTGGTCGTCTTGGGCGGGCCGATGAATATCTATGAAGAAGAGCAATACCCCTGGCTTGCAGAGGAGAAACAATTTTTGAAAGAATGTGTCCGGGCCCGAAAAAAAATTCTGGGTATCTGCCTGGGGGCGCAGCTGCTGGCGGATATCTTGGGAGGAAAAGTTTCTAAAAATCCCTTCAAAGAAATCGGGTGGCATCCTGTACATCTTTCCAAAACGGCCGAACAATCGCCTGTTTTGCTGCGGGTTTTTCCGAAACGTTTTACAGCGTTTCAGTGGCACGGCGACACGTTTCATATCCCGCCGGGCGGACTGCACTGGGCGGAAAGCAGCGCCTGCCGCAATCAGGCCTTTCAATATGGAAAGGACATCATCGGTCTTCAATTTCACCTTGAATACACGAAAAACAACATCGAGAATATGCTTTATTACTGCTCCGATGAAATTATCGATTCCCCTTTTATCCAAAAACCAGAGATTATACGGAAAAGATACGACTATATTTCCCACATGAATGCCATGCTGTTTCGGTTTCTGGACGAATGGCTCGCACAGCCCCCCGGGATATCCTGA
- a CDS encoding LacI family DNA-binding transcriptional regulator — protein sequence MAKKRTSIPTVREIASHCGVSNATVSRVLNGNYSNGFSVREEVRQLITQMAEELGYRPNLAAKNLVKRQTKIISIIGYNTVFGWPSNIYQLTTEEAVRMLQDHQYDVCSTAPNLLRDDTELPPWRVDGIIVIQECSPRTIEEMEKIRLPYVVINGPRGSLGSSVIPDDPEATREAIRYLYELGHRRIAYAGPTPQHRRHFSIEERHRTYLEELRQRKLVCISGHDKVFEDGVAFLKRAVLEEKATAILAYDHVVALKILHDAPTLNITIPDHVSLMCFNDEYLCDIVKPALTTIGAPSREMGKLAAQLLLRQIELPPEERSGQTVKLQQHLIIRSSTGRPFGFKASEEVSGTGRRLSGYDEEVLPAQRQ from the coding sequence ATGGCCAAAAAACGCACCTCCATCCCGACGGTCCGCGAGATAGCCAGCCACTGCGGAGTCAGCAACGCCACTGTCAGCCGGGTTCTGAACGGCAACTATTCCAACGGATTTTCCGTCCGTGAGGAAGTGCGCCAGCTGATTACCCAGATGGCCGAGGAGCTGGGATATCGGCCCAATCTGGCAGCCAAGAATCTGGTCAAGCGTCAAACCAAAATCATCAGCATCATCGGCTACAATACGGTATTCGGCTGGCCGAGCAATATTTACCAGCTGACAACGGAAGAAGCCGTCCGGATGCTTCAGGACCACCAGTACGATGTGTGCTCGACGGCCCCGAACCTGCTGCGGGACGACACGGAACTGCCCCCCTGGCGGGTGGACGGGATTATTGTGATTCAGGAATGCTCCCCCCGCACCATCGAGGAGATGGAAAAAATCCGCCTGCCGTATGTGGTCATCAACGGCCCGCGCGGCTCGCTGGGTTCCTCCGTGATTCCGGATGACCCCGAAGCCACCCGGGAGGCGATTCGGTACCTGTACGAACTGGGACATCGGCGGATTGCCTACGCCGGACCGACCCCGCAGCACCGCAGACATTTCAGCATCGAAGAACGTCATCGTACCTATCTGGAGGAGCTCAGGCAGCGCAAGCTGGTCTGCATCAGCGGACATGATAAAGTGTTCGAGGACGGCGTGGCATTTCTCAAGCGGGCCGTACTGGAGGAAAAAGCAACGGCGATTCTGGCCTATGACCATGTGGTCGCCCTGAAGATTCTGCACGATGCGCCGACGCTGAATATCACCATTCCGGACCATGTCAGTCTGATGTGCTTCAATGATGAATACCTGTGCGATATCGTCAAGCCGGCCCTGACCACCATCGGCGCGCCGTCGCGAGAGATGGGCAAACTGGCGGCTCAGCTGCTGCTGCGTCAGATTGAGCTGCCGCCGGAGGAACGGAGCGGACAGACCGTCAAGCTCCAGCAGCATCTGATTATCCGTTCTTCGACCGGCCGTCCTTTCGGGTTTAAGGCATCCGAAGAAGTCAGCGGCACTGGCAGACGGCTGAGCGGCTACGATGAGGAAGTGCTGCCGGCACAGCGACAGTAA
- a CDS encoding LamG domain-containing protein — translation MSKTIKTILNACIPLFLFAAGLSYATTVIGSWEGTADGWIDWGNKESIDSTANMPSKYQYATIGATRGSQSLKVIQSGWGQSLAIQLTPEQRTVFMNSTTFSIDVTVAASNGLITQGYSQISEVVMNAPGAGWTVVAGNNPVNFYWWADAPQRTQTLTIEYSDFRNRITTPDYIEIIFALNTGGGAPPEMYFDNARLTGSTRPYRDLVMELNPRLYLRFEGPTLADSSTFNRWVQQRPGASFVQKTGMGNCMYFDGSSNGCVAASVISNPSWGGVYGDQYAFAKGQISFEFWAKIESMSQYGMFFQQIGPWEREDFAPGMGQIAESANTLGNLRILNGTTDANDLDFWYPGVAVPTDGRWHHYVVTYHEQYGGDPDLMQIQLFVDGSLAGSTVVGQPGLPAKLGPELDHLVIGGENNRGYVYNTFKGWMDEFAIYPIVLDADRVALHYARGRMEIEPQNCEQVFLVGQGLAADFNRDCVIDLNDLAYVVQSWLVCNDPALFGIDPKCGPTW, via the coding sequence ATGAGTAAGACAATAAAAACCATTCTGAACGCGTGTATTCCCCTGTTTCTGTTCGCCGCCGGCCTTTCGTATGCGACGACCGTCATCGGCAGCTGGGAAGGAACGGCAGACGGCTGGATTGACTGGGGCAACAAGGAATCCATTGATTCGACGGCCAATATGCCGTCCAAATACCAATACGCAACGATTGGAGCTACCCGAGGCAGCCAGAGTTTAAAAGTCATTCAATCCGGATGGGGACAGAGTCTGGCGATTCAGCTGACTCCTGAGCAGCGAACCGTCTTCATGAACAGCACAACCTTTTCGATCGATGTGACGGTTGCTGCCAGCAACGGCCTGATCACTCAGGGATATTCCCAAATCAGCGAAGTCGTGATGAATGCCCCCGGCGCCGGCTGGACCGTTGTAGCCGGGAACAACCCGGTCAACTTTTACTGGTGGGCAGACGCTCCGCAGCGGACGCAGACCCTGACCATCGAATATTCTGATTTCCGAAACAGGATTACTACTCCGGACTACATCGAGATTATTTTTGCCCTGAATACCGGCGGCGGGGCTCCGCCGGAGATGTACTTTGACAACGCCCGGCTGACCGGCTCCACACGGCCTTATCGGGATTTGGTAATGGAGCTGAACCCGAGACTGTATCTGCGATTTGAAGGCCCGACGCTGGCAGACTCATCCACCTTTAACCGCTGGGTGCAGCAGCGTCCCGGCGCTTCCTTTGTCCAGAAGACCGGAATGGGCAACTGCATGTATTTCGACGGCAGCAGCAACGGCTGTGTCGCCGCTTCCGTTATCAGCAATCCGAGCTGGGGCGGTGTGTACGGCGACCAGTACGCGTTTGCCAAAGGACAGATTTCGTTTGAATTCTGGGCCAAGATTGAATCCATGTCTCAGTACGGAATGTTCTTCCAGCAAATCGGCCCCTGGGAACGGGAAGATTTCGCTCCGGGCATGGGGCAGATAGCAGAATCCGCCAATACGCTGGGCAATCTTCGAATCCTGAACGGCACAACGGATGCCAATGATTTGGATTTCTGGTATCCGGGTGTGGCCGTACCGACAGACGGACGGTGGCATCACTATGTCGTCACTTACCATGAGCAGTACGGCGGCGATCCGGACCTGATGCAGATTCAGCTGTTTGTGGATGGTTCGCTGGCCGGCTCGACCGTTGTCGGGCAGCCCGGATTGCCGGCCAAGCTGGGGCCGGAATTGGACCATCTGGTCATCGGCGGAGAAAACAACCGGGGATATGTCTATAACACCTTCAAAGGGTGGATGGACGAGTTTGCCATATATCCGATTGTGCTGGATGCCGACCGCGTAGCCCTGCACTATGCCCGCGGACGAATGGAAATTGAGCCGCAGAACTGTGAACAGGTCTTTCTGGTTGGACAGGGTCTGGCGGCGGACTTTAACCGGGACTGCGTGATTGACCTGAATGACCTGGCGTATGTCGTTCAGTCCTGGCTGGTGTGCAATGACCCGGCGCTCTTCGGCATCGACCCGAAATGCGGACCGACCTGGTAA
- a CDS encoding PEP-CTERM sorting domain-containing protein (PEP-CTERM proteins occur, often in large numbers, in the proteomes of bacteria that also encode an exosortase, a predicted intramembrane cysteine proteinase. The presence of a PEP-CTERM domain at a protein's C-terminus predicts cleavage within the sorting domain, followed by covalent anchoring to some some component of the (usually Gram-negative) cell surface. Many PEP-CTERM proteins exhibit an unusual sequence composition that includes large numbers of potential glycosylation sites. Expression of one such protein has been shown restore the ability of a bacterium to form floc, a type of biofilm.) → MNKWIALVLVGLMLGVQAPALVIGNWEAMPNSGDGWIDWGQGQVPIETLPAKYSVGTVGVTLGSQSLRVDQSGWAQALAIKLDAAQRAAFMSSSIFEIDVSVRANDGSISGGYSQIYMVYMNAQGAGWQAVTDTVPLNFYWWPGSPQRTQTLSVDYSAYRAQVTPNPGWVEIILALNTGGGAPTDMYFDNARLLVPEPATLALLAAGALLSIRKRK, encoded by the coding sequence ATGAACAAGTGGATTGCCTTGGTTTTAGTGGGACTGATGCTCGGTGTTCAGGCCCCGGCTCTGGTTATCGGCAACTGGGAAGCTATGCCCAATTCCGGAGACGGGTGGATTGACTGGGGTCAGGGACAGGTTCCGATTGAGACCCTGCCGGCTAAATACAGCGTGGGAACCGTCGGGGTCACGCTGGGCAGCCAGAGTCTCCGCGTGGACCAGTCGGGCTGGGCTCAGGCGCTGGCCATCAAGCTGGATGCGGCTCAGCGGGCGGCCTTCATGAGCAGCTCCATTTTTGAGATTGATGTGAGTGTGCGGGCCAATGACGGTTCGATTTCCGGCGGATACAGCCAGATTTACATGGTGTATATGAATGCCCAGGGTGCCGGCTGGCAGGCGGTAACTGATACGGTACCGCTGAATTTTTACTGGTGGCCGGGCTCGCCGCAGCGGACCCAGACGCTCAGCGTGGATTACAGCGCGTATCGGGCTCAGGTTACGCCGAATCCCGGCTGGGTTGAAATCATTCTGGCGCTGAATACCGGCGGCGGCGCTCCGACGGATATGTACTTTGACAACGCCCGTCTGCTGGTTCCGGAACCGGCCACGCTGGCTCTGCTGGCAGCGGGTGCCCTGCTGAGCATCCGGAAACGGAAATAA
- a CDS encoding prepilin-type N-terminal cleavage/methylation domain-containing protein — MKTKKAFTLIELLVVIAIIGLLLAIVMPALRRAKEMGMRILCTNNLKSIGTANQVYANEYKGAYVPLCYRTASSSWRVDWIRNEAFRAILDIESLRSSEEPRYYGIPRKLMCPADKISKDIRNVSTQGVLTSYAMNSTEWGGFDYINNLTFNSYMGHTLRTMTLPAERMAFVDGIDWWTHWYSADPARGWNLAGQLSIEEYKSQYNLHGPVIYRHSEGANVAFYDGHAAFFRKDDLFVRADYEKKPQRPGMWVMNLQMFYERHHGSK; from the coding sequence ATGAAGACAAAAAAGGCCTTTACATTAATTGAACTGCTGGTGGTCATTGCCATCATCGGGCTGCTGCTGGCTATCGTGATGCCTGCCCTCCGGCGTGCCAAAGAGATGGGGATGCGCATCCTGTGCACCAACAACCTCAAATCCATTGGGACGGCCAATCAGGTCTATGCGAACGAATACAAGGGTGCGTATGTCCCCCTGTGCTACCGAACCGCTTCCAGCAGCTGGCGTGTGGACTGGATTCGCAATGAGGCTTTTCGCGCCATTCTGGACATCGAAAGCCTGCGAAGCAGCGAAGAGCCCCGCTACTACGGCATTCCGAGAAAACTGATGTGCCCGGCGGATAAAATCAGCAAAGACATCCGCAATGTCAGCACCCAGGGGGTATTGACCAGCTACGCCATGAACTCGACCGAATGGGGCGGTTTTGATTACATCAACAATCTGACGTTCAACTCGTATATGGGCCATACCCTTCGAACGATGACTCTGCCGGCGGAACGAATGGCGTTTGTCGATGGAATAGACTGGTGGACCCACTGGTATTCCGCAGACCCTGCCAGAGGGTGGAATTTGGCCGGTCAGTTGTCCATTGAGGAATACAAGAGCCAATACAATCTGCATGGACCGGTGATTTACCGACACAGCGAAGGGGCCAACGTGGCCTTTTACGACGGCCATGCCGCATTCTTCCGGAAGGATGATTTGTTTGTTCGCGCCGATTACGAGAAAAAGCCCCAGCGCCCGGGTATGTGGGTGATGAATCTGCAGATGTTTTATGAACGCCACCACGGGTCGAAGTAA
- a CDS encoding alpha-glucuronidase family glycosyl hydrolase has translation MRRGKRTFWLAVIGWILTGSCARAEDGSRLWLRYDLLEEPLRHSYQERIRELVIPSSEAFAVVREELLEGLTGLLGQVPAVRESVSQNGAVWVGTAQTLRTDACPVDLSELKELGEEGFLIRSVKINSKDVVIIAGQTERGALYGTFCFLRLLQTGRPIDNLAIREKPRIARRLLNHWDNLDGSVERGYAGRSIWKWQDLPERIDPRYKVYARANASLGINGTVLNNVNAQPQILTAEYLKKTAAIAQVLRPYGIRVYLSIKFTAPMEIGGLSTCDPLEPAVRDWWKEKAKEIYALIPDFGGFLVKAYSEGQPGPQMYGRTHADGANLLAEALAPFHGIVMWRSFVYDLTIDEDRAKCAYLEFVPLDGKFAPNVLVQTKNGPVDFQPREPINPLFGAMPKTPLVLELQITQEYTGQAKHLVYLGPQWKEVLEADTYAYGPGTTVARIVDGSAEGHTLSGIAGVSGIGTDANWTGHPFSQANWYAFGRLAWDYTLSADAIAREWIQMTLTRDPKTLNVIAEMMAGSWEACVDYMTPLGLAHLMAEGHHYGPAPDYVHPVRHDWSSTYYHRASKTGIGFDRSSKGSNAVSQYHPPLRDLLDDPKTCPEKYLLWFHHLPWDWRMSSGRTLWEELQARYQRGVEYVEGMQRTWKTLEGKIDRPIFEEVSRRLALQADNARQWRDVCLNYFGQFAAASIEKKDAQQ, from the coding sequence ATGCGAAGAGGAAAACGGACGTTTTGGCTTGCGGTTATCGGATGGATACTGACGGGCTCCTGCGCCCGGGCGGAGGACGGCAGCCGACTGTGGCTGCGGTATGACCTGCTCGAAGAGCCGCTGCGGCATTCTTATCAGGAACGGATTCGGGAGCTGGTCATCCCTTCATCGGAAGCATTTGCGGTTGTGCGGGAGGAGCTGCTGGAGGGGCTGACGGGTCTGCTGGGGCAAGTTCCAGCCGTCAGAGAATCCGTTTCACAAAACGGGGCTGTTTGGGTGGGGACGGCGCAAACCCTTCGGACGGACGCCTGTCCTGTCGATTTGTCCGAACTGAAGGAACTGGGCGAGGAAGGATTTCTTATCCGCTCCGTCAAAATAAACTCCAAGGATGTCGTCATTATTGCAGGCCAAACGGAACGAGGCGCTTTGTACGGCACCTTCTGTTTCCTCCGACTTCTGCAGACCGGCCGGCCGATTGACAATCTGGCTATCCGGGAAAAACCGCGGATTGCCCGCCGCCTCCTGAATCACTGGGACAACCTGGACGGCAGTGTCGAGCGCGGCTACGCCGGACGCTCTATCTGGAAATGGCAGGACCTTCCGGAACGGATAGACCCCCGCTATAAGGTCTATGCCAGAGCCAACGCCTCTCTCGGCATCAACGGAACCGTTCTGAACAACGTGAACGCTCAGCCCCAGATTCTGACAGCCGAGTATCTGAAGAAGACGGCGGCGATTGCGCAGGTGCTCCGTCCGTACGGCATTCGTGTGTATCTGAGCATCAAGTTTACGGCCCCGATGGAAATCGGCGGCCTTTCGACCTGCGACCCGCTGGAACCGGCTGTGCGGGACTGGTGGAAGGAAAAAGCCAAAGAAATCTATGCCCTGATTCCGGACTTTGGAGGATTTCTGGTCAAGGCGTATTCAGAAGGACAGCCCGGACCGCAGATGTACGGGCGAACCCATGCGGACGGTGCCAATCTGCTTGCGGAGGCGCTGGCACCGTTCCATGGGATTGTCATGTGGCGGTCGTTTGTATATGACCTGACCATTGATGAAGACCGAGCCAAATGCGCCTACCTGGAATTTGTACCGCTGGACGGGAAATTCGCTCCGAATGTACTGGTCCAGACCAAAAACGGCCCCGTGGATTTCCAGCCGCGCGAGCCGATTAATCCGCTCTTTGGAGCAATGCCGAAAACGCCGCTGGTGCTTGAACTTCAGATTACGCAGGAATACACAGGCCAGGCCAAACATCTGGTGTATCTGGGGCCGCAGTGGAAAGAGGTTCTGGAGGCCGACACCTACGCCTACGGCCCCGGAACCACGGTCGCCAGGATTGTGGACGGCTCGGCGGAGGGGCATACGCTCAGCGGAATCGCCGGGGTGTCGGGCATTGGGACGGATGCCAACTGGACGGGACATCCCTTCTCGCAGGCCAACTGGTATGCGTTCGGCCGGCTGGCCTGGGATTATACACTCTCGGCGGACGCCATCGCCCGGGAGTGGATTCAGATGACCCTCACACGCGACCCGAAGACACTCAACGTCATTGCTGAAATGATGGCGGGCTCATGGGAGGCCTGCGTGGATTATATGACGCCGCTCGGCCTGGCTCATCTGATGGCGGAAGGACACCACTACGGGCCGGCGCCGGATTATGTCCATCCGGTACGGCATGACTGGAGCTCCACCTATTATCATCGGGCCTCCAAAACCGGAATCGGTTTTGACCGAAGCTCCAAAGGAAGCAATGCCGTCAGCCAGTATCATCCGCCGCTGCGGGACCTTCTCGATGACCCGAAAACCTGTCCGGAAAAATATCTGCTGTGGTTTCATCATCTGCCGTGGGACTGGCGGATGAGCTCCGGACGGACGCTCTGGGAAGAACTGCAGGCCCGCTATCAGCGCGGCGTAGAATATGTGGAAGGGATGCAGCGGACCTGGAAAACACTGGAAGGCAAAATCGACCGGCCGATTTTTGAGGAAGTCAGCCGCCGGCTGGCCCTGCAGGCGGACAATGCCCGGCAGTGGCGGGATGTCTGCTTAAACTATTTCGGGCAGTTTGCAGCCGCATCCATTGAAAAAAAGGACGCACAACAGTAA
- a CDS encoding MFS transporter codes for MENGVKKLSIGEKIGYGLGDAASNLFFQIFIIYLSYFYTDVFGIPAAALGTMMLVTRIWDAVNDPIMGMIADRTNSRWGKFRPWLLWCAVPFGVLGVLMFTTPNLGPTGKLIWAYVTYTAMTMIYTAINVPYSALMGVITPDSMDRTVVSSFRFALAFVGTFSVQLLLTRMVRFFGQGNETVGWQWAAVVFSCAAVILFLFTFATTRERVQPPKGKNPILHDLRDLFTNIPWLLIGGATVFQLAFIVMRGSCIPYFFKYYIQDREISLFGMTKTIPYDDLFSYYLMAGTVFTLAGAVLSKWFSLRLGKPQTYLFFLTLCGLSTAAVYFLDRDNLGLLLILQLIASFSVGPVSVLQWAIYTDTADYSEWKNGRRATALIMAASLFALKMGVAIGGALLAWILAAYGYNAENAEQTPTALTGIRMSMSLYPSVFAFLGAALMLFYPLSNQRMKQIESDLIARRKEYEGQSIQ; via the coding sequence ATGGAAAACGGAGTGAAAAAACTTTCAATCGGCGAAAAAATCGGCTACGGTCTGGGCGATGCGGCCTCCAATCTTTTTTTCCAGATTTTCATCATTTACCTTTCCTATTTTTACACAGACGTCTTCGGGATTCCTGCAGCGGCGCTGGGAACCATGATGCTGGTGACTCGAATCTGGGACGCCGTGAATGACCCGATTATGGGGATGATTGCCGACCGGACTAATTCGCGATGGGGAAAATTCCGCCCGTGGCTGCTCTGGTGTGCGGTGCCGTTCGGCGTGCTGGGGGTATTGATGTTTACCACGCCGAATCTGGGACCGACGGGCAAACTGATTTGGGCGTATGTGACCTATACGGCGATGACGATGATTTATACAGCCATCAATGTGCCGTACTCCGCCCTCATGGGGGTCATCACGCCGGACTCGATGGACCGCACAGTGGTGTCCTCCTTCCGGTTTGCCCTGGCTTTTGTGGGGACCTTCAGCGTTCAGCTGCTTCTGACAAGGATGGTGCGGTTCTTCGGCCAAGGCAATGAAACCGTCGGTTGGCAATGGGCGGCGGTCGTTTTCTCCTGCGCAGCCGTCATTTTATTCCTGTTTACCTTCGCCACAACCCGGGAACGAGTGCAGCCGCCCAAGGGGAAAAATCCGATTCTTCACGATTTAAGAGATTTGTTTACCAATATCCCCTGGCTCCTGATCGGCGGAGCAACCGTCTTTCAGCTGGCCTTTATCGTCATGCGCGGCAGCTGCATCCCCTACTTTTTCAAATACTATATTCAGGATAGAGAAATCAGTCTGTTCGGGATGACCAAAACCATTCCTTATGACGACCTGTTTTCTTACTATCTGATGGCCGGCACAGTATTTACGCTGGCGGGGGCGGTCCTGTCCAAATGGTTCAGCCTGCGGTTGGGCAAACCCCAGACCTATTTATTCTTTTTAACCCTCTGCGGTCTGTCCACAGCGGCCGTTTATTTTCTGGATCGCGATAACCTCGGGCTGCTGCTGATTCTGCAGCTGATTGCCTCCTTTTCGGTCGGACCGGTCTCCGTGCTGCAATGGGCGATTTATACAGATACCGCCGATTATTCGGAATGGAAGAACGGCCGGCGTGCGACGGCTTTGATTATGGCCGCCTCGCTCTTTGCCCTGAAGATGGGGGTGGCTATCGGCGGGGCCCTGCTGGCATGGATTCTGGCGGCTTACGGATACAACGCCGAAAATGCGGAGCAGACTCCGACAGCCCTGACAGGCATTCGGATGAGCATGAGTCTGTATCCTTCGGTTTTCGCCTTTCTCGGTGCAGCCCTGATGCTCTTTTATCCGCTGAGCAATCAACGGATGAAGCAGATAGAAAGCGACCTGATTGCACGTCGAAAAGAATACGAAGGTCAATCAATCCAGTAA
- a CDS encoding endo-1,4-beta-xylanase codes for MKQGKWSILVTAAVLLVHTVQASEKQEPALKDVFAGKFRIGTALNAEHIRGRIPSDTALVLKHCNTITAENEMKWERIHPNPNEFSFELADKFVEFGQKNNMFIVGHTLVWHSQTPRWVFQNPEGGPANRQLLLQRMKEHIETVVGRYKGRVHAWDVVNEAIEADGSMRKSPWLQIIGPDYIARAFEFAHAADPEAELYYNDYDEWKPGKRQTIVSLVNELREKGIRIDGIGMQGHWGLDYPELEEAEKSIETFAALGLKVMITELDVTVLPHPSRQTGADISQNYELRRELNPWPDGLPDEMQEKLAKRYADIFALFCKHADKIDRVTFWNVHDGNSWRNNWPVRGRSDYPLLFDRQGKPKPAFYAVVKVAEECK; via the coding sequence ATGAAGCAGGGGAAATGGAGCATTCTCGTAACGGCAGCCGTTTTGCTGGTTCACACCGTTCAGGCATCCGAAAAACAGGAGCCGGCTTTAAAAGACGTCTTTGCCGGCAAATTCCGAATCGGAACAGCCCTGAATGCCGAGCATATCCGGGGACGAATTCCTTCTGATACCGCCCTGGTTCTCAAACATTGCAACACCATCACAGCGGAAAATGAGATGAAATGGGAGCGGATCCATCCCAATCCGAATGAGTTTTCCTTCGAGCTGGCCGACAAGTTTGTAGAATTCGGACAGAAAAACAACATGTTTATTGTCGGCCATACCCTTGTCTGGCACAGCCAGACTCCGCGCTGGGTCTTTCAGAATCCTGAAGGCGGCCCGGCGAACAGACAGCTGCTCCTGCAGCGGATGAAAGAACATATCGAAACCGTAGTCGGCCGCTACAAGGGACGTGTCCACGCCTGGGATGTGGTCAATGAGGCCATCGAAGCGGACGGCAGTATGCGCAAGAGCCCGTGGCTGCAAATCATCGGACCGGACTACATCGCCCGGGCGTTCGAGTTTGCTCATGCGGCCGACCCGGAAGCGGAACTGTACTACAATGATTATGACGAGTGGAAGCCCGGCAAGCGGCAAACCATCGTCAGCCTGGTCAATGAACTGCGGGAGAAGGGAATCCGGATTGACGGAATCGGGATGCAGGGGCATTGGGGACTGGATTATCCGGAACTGGAAGAGGCCGAAAAAAGCATCGAAACCTTTGCCGCCCTTGGTCTGAAGGTGATGATTACGGAACTGGATGTGACGGTGCTGCCGCACCCCAGCCGACAAACCGGAGCTGATATTTCCCAGAATTACGAACTTCGAAGAGAGCTGAACCCCTGGCCGGATGGTCTGCCCGATGAAATGCAGGAAAAACTGGCCAAACGGTACGCGGATATTTTCGCCCTGTTCTGCAAACACGCAGACAAAATCGACCGGGTAACCTTCTGGAACGTCCATGACGGCAACTCCTGGCGAAACAACTGGCCCGTACGCGGACGGTCCGATTATCCGCTTCTGTTTGACCGCCAGGGCAAACCCAAGCCGGCCTTTTATGCCGTCGTAAAGGTTGCCGAGGAATGCAAATAA